GCTCGAGCCGAAGAAACTCTGCATCTGCATATTACTCTTCCAGTGTCTTGACACTGTGGCAGACAATCGGTTGACAGCTACTCACCAGTCAGACAGTTTCAGAAAAAGCTTATTGTGCATCTTCCACTTTATTTGTGGAACTGGCTGTAAAGAACAATAAAATGCTTCTATAAAATGCATATAATTAAAGAGACTTGGACGTTTTTAACAATACACAAGTTGTGAGCCTTTAAAATCTCGACCACTGAGCTTATAAAGAGAGGACAATTAAGGtcacagtttttctttcataaatCACCCCTTTACCAATCAAACTACAATATTTTATCAAAGAGAATTGCACATACTAAGAGGCGAAGAGATCATTTCAGTCAGCCTCGGTATGTAAAGTATGACAGCGTGTCTTGTTTCTGAAGGGTTTAAGGGGATTAGAGTACCAGACTATTATGTGCTTTGGTTTTAAACCACCTCTGGAAAAGGAGTGGCTGTCTATGCTATTTAATGTGTCAAGCGCTGTAAGCACTTTTCACACACTAGTTTACTCTATTGGCTTTGGTACTTGAGGTACAGCAGACGGTAAAGTTTAAAGTAAGAGACTGTTTTATATGATATGAACAAAAATAGgagactttattttatttaatttggtaTCATTTGAATTATAGTGGCTAGAAGCTGAAATGGTTACAACCTGTGAGCTTTTATGTGAGCATGCCCCAGCTGCAGCACGGCCACATTTAAGGTGCTGTGGTTTGACCTGGGTTTCAGAGTGGACACGTTGAGAGCATGCATCTTTTCAAGTCTCTCCAGACTGCAGAACCACAGTTCCTTGATGACATGTTGCTTCAGAGGGATGGAATGATGGGAAATTGAACATTTCCCAGAAATAGTGCAAACGTCCACCTAGATATCCAAGACAGAACAAAGCCGGTAAATACAGTTACGTCATATTTGGACAGAATGACTAACATGGCTCGCGccaaatataaaacacaatacCGTCACCAAAACAGCTGACAGCTGTCTGGTGTTTATTTATGTGCTGTAATAGATCACCTACTGCAATACATCTTTAGTTTTCCACCAGTATTACATCCTCTGAACAACACCAGCTATTTCCAGTCCAATTAACGCCTACCGTTCATGGAACAGGTGAGGTGAGATGGTATAAATACGTAGTCTATTCTGCATGCTTCCTGAGGCGTCACTGCACGGAAGAAAAGTCTTTACTTCAATCAGAACAGACAAGTGAatgaagtgaagaaaatgtttaatacTGCAGATGATGTTTGACAATTGAGTCTTGTCAGAAAATCTTTGGCGCTTAGACTCAACAGGGAGATTCTGTGATCAATAGAGCGTCTGTTCTGAGCAGCAGTTAGATAAACCCCCCagtggagggggtggtggtggtggtggtggtggtggtgactgATGACTCTGCTGAGATTGATAGGCTGATGAAATGATGCATGTTTGAAGACAGCAGCATAAATACACTAAAGCCAGAGAGAGAACGTATGTTAAAAGACAGCAACAAGATGACAGGCTAGCTGTCTTGCTGTGGTATTGGATAGATGTGACAGGCAGATGTGAAAAGCTGATATCTCAATTGACAGATAATGAGTGAGCAGACATGTGACGACTGAATGACAGAGTGGTATGAGAAATAAACTAAAGTTTTGCCTAAGCTAAAAATAGGGTCATCCTATTTAGAAATAAGGTTCTGACTATTTTTCAACCATACTCATCGCTGATATTGGACCAATATATTGGTCAGGGTTTGTTGTTTTAACCAAATATCTGTCAATCCCTTTTATACTTTCCATAACATATCTGAAATCTATATTACATCCTGTGCTTCACCTTGGACATAATGAAGAAACTTAGCAAACTTTTCAGCCAATCAGCTCGAGGTTTTGAATTCTTGCAACAACAAACCTTTTTTGCTTGCTTTGCTCACAAGGGTCTTGacttatttctcttttctcccaCAGATGCACGTAGTGCACTACAACTCGGACAAGTATCCCAACATGTCCATGGCTGTGGACAAGTCTGACGGCCTGGCCGTGCTGGGAGTCCTGATTGAGGTGAGGCGTTGTGGATGGTGGGGACAGTGATGTGTGAATCTCTGTGGAGCAGCAGAATGATCTAACTGTGTTTGTCATGCAGGTTGGAGAGTTCAATCCGGCCTTTGAACAGTTTCTGAAGTTCATCAATGGCATCAAATACAGGGGTGAGTCTGAAGTTATGAATGTCCTTAACAATTATTAGTGAACAATACAAGTTATCTTGGTGATACACAGTCATTTAACACATGTAGCAATAAGAGATTTGGTTGATTTTTTATGGGTTTGAGGTCAGAAACTCTTCATCAGTTACAAATctgttctgttgttattttcaacTGGCAGATCAGAGAGTGCAGGTTCCTGGTTTCAACATCAGAGCGCTGCTGCCTGCACGTTTGGATGAGTATTATCGCTACGATGGCTCACTGACGACTCCTCCGTGCTATCCCAGCGTCCTGTGGACAGTGTTCAGGAATCATGTCACAATATCTCGCAAACAGGTGCTCCGTCAGCGTTTGATTTTTAAGCAGTCGTTAAATCAAATGTTCAGACATTTTTATATGGCGTGCCCCCTGTATTTAACCTTAATTGTGTGGAAAAAGCTCGTCTGTACGTAacattcttttgttttgttgtgtcttcttAGTTTGTGAGCTTGGCAACAGCCCTCTACTCCTCCCATGCCCAGGACTCAGCCCCTGTGTCTCTGAATGGCAACTACAGGAAACCGCAGCTCGCCGACAGCCGAGTTGTGCTGGTATCTTTTAAGGAGGGTAAGTATGGTCTTCAAAATGAGCTTGCTTTATTGTTGGAGCATGAGTGCAAAGGTCACATGAATGACATGGCCACCGCGCTGCTTTAAAATGGCAAACTGACATGTTTGAATGATGTATgggcttgtttttcttctgcgAGGCACAGGGCTGTCACACTTTGTATGGTGTCACCTGCTTGCGGTCGAGCTTTTTATGTTGATGTACTTCTTGATCATCTTTGTTGATTGACTTTGATGAGCTTGTTGGAAAGTAGGCCATCTTTTAAGACACAACAAATTAACCGTCCCTCTGACATACTGAGAGTCTGCAGCCCTTAAATTTGGTCTTTAAAGGCTTACTTTTATGTGGTCGACTGGTTTACCACACTGTATGGTATTTAAGTCCATATGGTGTGGTATGaatgtgcatgttttcttcattttcaaagCTTTCCTCTCAGAGCTATGCTTCTCTAATGGCACACGTTTTCACATGGCAGCGTGGATTCCTCTGCTTTCACGAGCGGCATTTATCAGGCGATGGCTTGTGCTTTTAGTTTATCACTACAGGCAGTGCTGTTGCATGCTGGGTGTGAAGGCCCGTAGTCGTTCCAAGCAATATCCCACAGGCTGGGATGTTTAACAAGTTATGATTGGCTGTGTGTCTGATGCAGGCAGAGGACTGCACGGCATTCTCACAGTCACATCTCCACTCACGAGGAAGCAAATCGTTCAGCAGCTGCTGGTTGGTGACTTAGCAGACCTGGCTGATGAAGGGCTCTATCAGCTCCTACCAAGTGGCACAGAGAAGCTCCATGTTGGCAAGAAGAAGTACCAcaagaaccagcagactgagacTCTGGCCAAATCCAAACAACAAACGCTGTTGAAGAAGAGCCAGACCAACCGCTCCGTGGGAAAGTTAGGGCTGGCTGAAGAAGCACTGTGCTACGTCTCACTGGAGCACAAAGTTTTCCAACAGCTTAAACTGTCTCACACCGAGACGCAGATGGTTCAGGCTCTCAGAGAGGCAGTTTTCCCTGAGCTCAACCTCAAGAGTTACCTGGACTGTAAGTCAGACTTAGCCCTCCCCGCCATCAGACACATTCTCCGTGGAAGGCCACCAACAGATGAGGCGCTGGAGTTAGATCACTCTCTGACAAGAGCCTTGAAGAATCAGAGGAAGACTTCCACAACAATCAAGCAAAGTGTGCCAGTGACAAATTATGGCGGTCTCACCCCTGCTACTGTTCCCAGGAAACCACACAGCCAGGGTTATCCACATCCTTGGCTTTTGCCGATGGAGTGGGAAGACTAGAGAGATTCCTGACATAGTTGAGACtcacattatgtcactttcTGTAGCAGAATGAAAGACTAATTTTCAAGCCATGCCCTGAACTCCTTTGACCAGTCTTtctcacaaatgtatttaatgatAAATTATTCTTTTCAAGTATGTGCACATAATAATACAGTTTCTATCTAGATACAGACTGTAGTATGAGGTcgtttactgtattttttttgcaaacattGCAAAAATACGCCTATGTATAACCACTCAGCACCAGTGACTGCGCTCAGTACTGTAAGAAGATCTCAATATGTACATATTTGTCATGAAAATCTGCAAAATTGAGAAAGATCTCCTTTGCTGTAGGTCTGTCTGCATCACTTTTGCCTTAACCCACATAACGCTTCACTTCGAAAGCACATATTTCATGCTTTGAAATCTATATACATCAAGCTATATGTAGTACACAAaatgtctggaaaaaaaatatttatagtgTCTTAATGTATGCCAAAGTTCAGTTCTATACTATGGTAATTGTAGAGGTATACTAGTAATTTGTGCACAATATAGAAATGCAAGAAACCAAAGGCATTTGCAGGAGATTATGCGCTCTACGTCACATTCCTGTCTTGTCTGACAAtttgttcttcttttcaaaATCTCCATTTACAATAAGTAAGGAGTCAGTTACTGTACATAGGGAACTGTtttcaataaaagcattttaCATGAAGCATATATGGCACAATTTCTTCCCGACTTCATTTGCAAACATTACTTTTCAGGAACACATGGGGCTCTGCCAGCATACATTGGGCAAAACTATACTCCGTCTGGGAGACATATcaagctcattttcaggttcatgattttattttgggtgactACTAGAAttagtttacatgttttaatgctcagaaaacacatcagttttctcacacGGTTTAGTTGTGCAGCACTATATTCCCACTTTGTCTGAAACACTTCTGTCTcccctcctctgattggtcagctcacacatgcctgacccagcaccgctaacaacaacagagcagctgtgctaaatcaattcttacatgccaaattagctgctaggcataaattatgcacgTGTGACATGATGACATAATTAAAGGTGgcactactgacgaggcgtttcaggagcagggttttttgtgggagagaggagcttctgtttgtgCGGACTCTGACtgtttaactttcaagatcttttacatgcacataaAGCCAATATAAagcactgaaggaaaggaaaaaaaatgaaaaagcataataggtctcttTTTAAAACATCATCCTAGTACAGTGTTTTTACACATTCAGTAATATCTGTGAAGACATAAGATTCTTAGCTGTGCAATAAGCAGGAAATAAGCAATAAGCAGTTCTGTGTTGCTAGCAGAAATAGTGAGAAGATTTCGACAAACCACTGAAATATTCAAATTTGTATGTGTAATAGGCTACATACTATTTTGACATtactacaaaatgtgtcatgcATCAATGTGTCTTTCCCGTTACGTGTATGACCTAACTTTCACATTGTGAGTCGGAGGTGATGGTAGTGGCGAGAGGGCTGCCAAGCTAGTGACCGCAGCTCAAGACCGggttttaacatttgtatttgtgacaccactggatgtttttgagGAGACCTCGGTTTATCTCCAGCAGTGATTGTGGCGACCCAAACGAGTATTTGAAGGCAAAACATGCTGTTTCCTCACCTTAACCaggtagttttagtgcctacACCAAACCAGAGGaagataaaaatagaaaattgatcCAATGGAAaccaacataaagaaatgtaaagttttaacatatatgtggtttgcagaaacatatatgttattataaatgtttttcttatattttagcTGACCAGGCAGGTACAGGACGCCGGTGGAGCTTAAATGGTTTTGAAGAAAAAACTTGGTTTGGTTAacttaacttgttttttttaacttaaaaactAACATTTTGAGGAGTAAATTGAGCAAGTGCAATAGACAATGTTGGAAACACCTAATCTCCTGTTTGAAAGTCTCCATATGGCATAAATGCCTTCAATGTTTTTCAAAGTTTAGGGTTTTATCCATGTAAAGCCTCCATTATCACATGCAGGTACTTACATTAGTTTGATGTATAACATGATTTTGTGCTACAGTTTGAACTGTATCCATTAAAGACTTAAAAGACGGTGAAGTCATCCTTCAAGTTAGAAGACTGGTGTTCAACTGCTCAAGAGacaaggagtgtgtgtgtggatttgtaTTACTCTGTAATGCTGTGGGGACATAAATATATTGACACAGTCACTTTGCGCGACTCGCCTTCCATATGGGGACCCAACGTCTCCATCATGTAAATCGTTAAATTTCAGGGTGAGGACTTGGGTTAAAGTTAGGTTAAGGTGGGGGGTGAGGATCAGGGTGAGGCAGGTAATGGTTATGTGGTAAGTCTTCAGGTAATGAATGCAGGTCTATGTAATGTACCCAAAACAGTTGACAGACAGGATAGATTGACCAAGAGCAGAGCTCTGAGATTAAACGAGGTTAAAACCTGTCTGCAAGAGCATCATGTCTGTTAATACCGTCAGCTTGTGTCATGAAAAGACCTGTTTAGACATTAAAGCtacaatttattttatctttcatAAAACCCTCTGAACACTTCaactcttttttctttgttggtACCGTATCTGAGGTGTCACCTCCTCTGTGATTTCATTTTcaccttcttttctctcttcttctctgttacTCAGCAGACCTGTCTTGGATAAACACTGGTATGTAgcttttttgcatatttttccCTCTCATTGTTCGTCATCTTCAATTTCATACGCAGCATTAACCCTCCCTTTGTAAGACAACGATTATTGGCCAAACTAAACCTAAATACCAGAATGAATATGAATACTGCATATGCCTATGATACATACTAGCCCACATGCTCGATGAAAACATGGAGAAGAAGACCGTAATCATCACATGATCCTTTCTGCTTCGTTTGCTCCATGCTCTGCAGGTTTACTGGTTCCCATACTGGTGAGCTCTGCACTGGGACTTGTTCTCATTGTCTCTTTATTGTGCTGTCTAATAAGGCATAAAAGGTAAGCAAAGGGCAAAAACATCACAACAAGACCACAATGATGCTTGTTGAAGTCATGATAATGATAAAAGTTTGAGAATTTTTTGTTAGTCGGAGCAGATCTGGTGTATATCACACTGTTAGAAGACAGCTGTTTGCCTAAATctcccaaaaaagaaaattttaaAGGTCTGTACTAATACTTAGTGTACAAATTCAAAGCTGTccatgatttattttaattggtGATATATATAAAGTGGACATTTTTTGCAGGGTATACAGAGAATGGTCAACCTTAATTGACCCTAACAGCTGGGctcagactttttaaaacagaatcAAAGACTTTACAAGGGTTGTGTCCTCATTAGTTTGGATTTTCTGGGAGCGCACACTCACTTGTGCCACTGTAATTCACCCATGACAGTGTGAGGTTGCATAAATTATGAGCCCATTTTGTATAATTGTGGTTTTCTATAAAAAGCTATATTCCCTCGTACCCTAGAGAATATTTTCTTGGCTTTGCATTACTGTGTTTCTtgcagagatttttttttttttttttttgtggtaagTGGTTGAGAATTCATTTGagaattcacttttttttttcaaagttgaGGACAACTAGCTCTGGAAGAATGGTTACAGTAACCCAGAGGGAGGAATTGTTGTTGAAAAGCTGTTTATAGCAGCAaacaatgtctgctttttccAAGAGTTTTTAACAACCGGACGAGCAGGGTTATATGGTGTGATCTGTTCAGGTTTAGTATGTGAGGAACTGAATCGATGGAGGAACCTGCTGTCTTTGTGCTCTGTCATAACATTTAATAACTTCTTCATTCAAGGGGAAACAAGTGTGGACAGGATGAATATATACGTACTTAGATATATAATGTAAAGTTTCAGTGActtcactgctgctgtaaatgtgGAATTAAAGCAAGTGTAGAgaattaacattttttgttgcaactttaatgatGATCAACTCTCACGCATACTGCATTGTGTTAAATACATCTATAAGAGTATGACAATATCATAAATCACTAATTTTAACAACTTCTTCTGctttcaaaaataaatctgaggAAAATGTGAGATAACACATGTCAACAAGAGGCACTCCAGAAGTAAAATGTGCTCTGAAGCTGCCTCcacatctgtgatgtcacttctcctctttcatttctttatgcTAATGACACCCAATCCACTTTTGGAGATGCTGGGCTAAGTGACAGACTTGTTACAGATGGGCTGGTGTCAGGCTTTGTGCATTAAACAGTGTCAAATGTTTCTCCTGCCTTCACATGTTCTTTATCCGACTCTTCCTCACCCAGCCcggtcgccaggataaaatgttggcagttaagtTTCTGCTCACATTTCTATAGACTATAGGCTGCGTACCATATTGACAGTTCTACAAAAGTATCACATGATTACGTGTTTATGACAAGTTCACGGTCGAGAAGGCttccaagccagtgaccacagttcaagtctgcatttcaacatttctagGTATGAAAACCAcaggatgtttttaaggagaccccgggacaatttccagctgtgtttgtggcaacaaaaaatagatatttttaacGGGAGGTCAGGACATCGCCAGCTGTTTGTGTTGACCAAAACAGGTAGCCTAtattaagccaaaacatgagcTCATCCTAACTCTAACTatgtggtttttgtgcccaaaGCTAACCagagtaaaacattttcacaagaTGAAATGGAAAACTGAactaatgaaaagaaaagtttaattatatttgtggtctgcagaaacatacattgccaacatttactctggcgaTTTTGTCCTTACAGCAGTAATTCCTGGCAAAACTTCGACATCTTGCTCATATCGTGGAGCTTAATAACAAATTTTATCTTGATGGCAAAATAAGCCTCACCAAGAGTGACTTGATGGCTATGAAATGGGATCATTTAACAATGtaaattacatgtatttatggatcaaattctgaatGTATTGtggttgtttaatttttttagaGCTGGTGCTCAACAGGACAAAAGCAAAGGTGTTGGATACAACATTGGAGAGACAGACGAATACGGCTCACGAGTATAGCTCGTCTCACTTCAAAGGAGCTCGACGAAACTTCAAGAAGACCACGAGACCGTTGTCCTTTTTGCATCATTCTCCCTGTATTTGTGAAATCGTCCTGTGGGTCAGTCTGAACCTTTTGTGGGAGCATGAAAGGTTAAAGTAGGTCACATGATAATGTTCGCGTGCAGCTCTGGGGTTTTGGGAAGCACAAGCCACAGTCTGGACGTCCTTTGCTGTGTTGTGGCAGGCAGAACATGGTAGGCCTCCGTGCTGGAGTGTTTTAAATGCTGTATGACTACTTCCTTAGAGGAGCAGCTGTCCTCTCTTATCCCCCTTTATTTATCCGACATGATGTGGTGAGCTTCTTAAGGAGAGCTCCACAGTGGAGTTGAACTGGGAAGAGTCTCAGGTCAAGTCCGACCATGGCACCCATTCCCTCGGGCAGTCCTGGCGTGGAGGAGAGCCCAACCACAGTCCAAACAATAGGGGGATCGGAGTCGACAGACATCCCTGATGGTAGCGTGGCCTGGGAGGGATGGGCTGCACCACATTTCCACCAAGCCTGTACTTAGAGCTGCTCTATGGATTTTATAATAAAAGGGCGCTTAGCTttgtacaaacacagaaacacacagtccCTTCCCTGTGAATAATgttgaggaggaaaaaaggctTTTGTGTTATCCAGCTACATGTGGGCTGACCCCTAACCCCTGTCCACTGGTCTGATCACAAGACTAACTCCCCTGCACTCCTGAGAGCCTCTCAGTCAGACTGCAGCCTGTAGAGTTAGCCACAAGTCCGCTGGAGAGTTATTACATCATCATGTCTTCCTCACAGGACTTCCCTTGGTCATTGTATCACCTCCTCTGGCTTCAGTATATCGGATCATTTTAGCTGCTCCcgagtttgtgtccagtgtacagtacagtatttgcATGCTTATGGAATAGAAGGTGACACATTTACTGCAGCACCAGACTTTAGATGCTCTAGACTATCTGTTAAAATGAGGAAATAGCATTATATGTGACGACAAACACAGGGTGACTGTTTCTGCATCATAAAGTGTTATGGCAGTACACACCGTCCTCCATTACTTTGCCTATTCATCGCTGCTTGTGGCCTCATTGCACTGCTGATATCCCAATGTGCCACTCCGTGTGTTGTTAAACTGTagttgttttgtacattttgtttgtgcCATAGTGTTTTTCAGTTGTAGCTTTATGTATAATAAGTGTAAATAACTGCTGTGTcagaatagaaataaaaatatttatgt
This sequence is a window from Pagrus major chromosome 8, Pma_NU_1.0. Protein-coding genes within it:
- the ca12 gene encoding carbonic anhydrase 12; this translates as MHFLSFTPIVLLQLTFLAVLHGAKWTYIGPEGEHSWAKHYPYCGGAFQSPINIKSELLRFDPTLRPIEVHNYNLSPNEQLTLGNNGHSVQISLPSKMYISSLPHRYTAAQLHFHWGSSGRPSGSEHMVNGRQYAAEMHVVHYNSDKYPNMSMAVDKSDGLAVLGVLIEVGEFNPAFEQFLKFINGIKYRDQRVQVPGFNIRALLPARLDEYYRYDGSLTTPPCYPSVLWTVFRNHVTISRKQFVSLATALYSSHAQDSAPVSLNGNYRKPQLADSRVVLVSFKEGKGLHGILTVTSPLTRKQIVQQLLVGDLADLADEGLYQLLPSGTEKLHVGKKKYHKNQQTETLAKSKQQTLLKKSQTNRSVGKLGLAEEALCYVSLEHKVFQQLKLSHTETQMVQALREAVFPELNLKSYLDCKSDLALPAIRHILRGRPPTDEALELDHSLTRALKNQRKTSTTIKQSVPVTNYGGLTPATVPRKPHSQGYPHPWLLPMEWED